One window of Medicago truncatula cultivar Jemalong A17 chromosome 2, MtrunA17r5.0-ANR, whole genome shotgun sequence genomic DNA carries:
- the LOC25487735 gene encoding basic leucine zipper 34 translates to MAQLPPKIPNMSPSWPDFSTQQKNIMPTSISTNNIVTTNNYQNQNPSWVDEFLDFSSARRGAHRRSVSDSVTFLETPMLDGKHDGNNNDNEFDKFDDEQFLSMFSDEISGVNNMPPTLSSSNPSSPSDQNFVNNDNEKEKKENDLGEMKKEEDEKQLKYEPDEVESQCKQENSQPQSNNNNVTSSNDRITDPKRVKRILANRQSAQRSRVRKLQYISELERSVTSLQTEVSVLSPRVAFLDHQRLLLNVDNSALKQRIAALAQDKLFKDAHQEALKREIERLRQVYHHQNLKKMENANGSPLPSPSQKPICDSQTENEQLLNGNTCASVASKERVEETVVSALT, encoded by the exons ATGGCACAATTACCTCCTAAGATCCCAAACATGTCACCAAGTTGGCCAGATTTTTCCACACAGCAAAAAAACATTATGCCAACATCCATTTCAACCAATAACATTGTCACCACAAATAATTACCAGAATCAAAACCCTTCATGGGTGGATGAGTTCCTCGACTTTTCCTCGGCAAGGCGAGGCGCTCATAGAAGGTCGGTCAGCGATTCAGTCACATTCTTAGAAACACCAATGCTCGATGGAAAACACGATGGTAACAACAATGACAACGAGTTCGACAAGTTTGATGATGAACAATTTTTGTCCATGTTCAGTGATGAAATATCTGGTGTCAATAACATGCCACCAACATTGTCTTCGTCGAACCCTTCGAGTCCTTCAGATCAGAATTTTGTCAATAATGATaatgagaaagagaagaaggagAATGATTTAGGAGAGATGAAGAAAGAGGAAGATGAGAAGCAATTGAAATATGAACCTGATGAGGTAGAAAGCCAATGCAAACAGGAAAATTCACAGCCTCAAAGTAACAACAACAATGTCACTTCTTCTAATGATAGAATTACTGATCCAAAGAGAGTCAAAAG AATCTTGGCGAATAGGCAATCAGCACAAAGGTCACGTGTGAGGAAGCTGCAATACATATCAGAGCTTGAGCGTAGTGTAACTTCATTGCAG ACCGAAGTTTCAGTGCTATCTCCAAGAGTTGCATTTTTGGATCATCAACGCTTGCTTCTAAATGTTGATAACAGTGCTCTCAAGCAAAGAATTGCAGCCCTTGCACAAGACAAGCTATTCAAAGATg CACATCAAGAGGCACTGAAGAGGGAGATAGAAAGATTAAGACAAGTATATCACCATCAGAACCTCAAGAAGATGGAAAATGCTAATGGATCACCCTTACCATCCCCATCACAAAAGCCAATATGTGATTCTCAAACAGAAAACGAACAACTTCTCAAT GGAAACACATGTGCATCAGTGGCATCAAAAGAAAGGGTGGAAGAAACAGTTGTGTCTGCTTTAACATGA
- the LOC25487737 gene encoding 60S ribosomal protein L10: MGRRPARCYRQIKNKPYPKSRFCRGVPDPKIRIYDVGMKKKGVDEFPFCVHLVSWEKENVSSEALEAARIACNKYMSKFAGKDAFHLRVRVHPFHVLRINKMLSCAGADRLQTGMRGAFGKPQGVCARVAIGQVLLSVRCKDNNSHHAQEALRRAKFKFPGRQKIIVSRKWGFTKINRAEYLKLKSENRIMPDGVNAKLLGCHGPLANRQPGRAFLNASCNEA; the protein is encoded by the exons ATGGGAAGAA gACCTGCTAGGTGTTACCGTCAAATTAAGAACAAGCCATATCCAAAATCACGATTCTGTCGTGGAGTTCCTGATCCGAAGATCAGGATTTATGATGTTGGCATGAAGAAGAAGGGTGTTGATGAGTTTCCTTTCTGTGTTCATCTGGTCAGTTGGGAGAAGGAAAATGTCTCAAGTGAGGCACTTGAAGCAGCTAGGATTGCCTGCAACAAGTACATGTCTAAGTTTGCAGGAAAGGATGCATTCCACTTGAGAGTCAGGGTTCATCCATTCCATGTACTCAGGATCAACAAGATGCTTTCATGTGCTGGTGCTGATAGACTTCAAACTGGTATGAGGGGTGCTTTTGGAAAGCCCCAGGGTGTTTGTGCTAGAGTGGCTATTGGGCAGGTGCTTCTTTCTGTCCGTTGCAAAGACAACAACAGCCACCATGCTCAGGAGGCCCTCCGTCGTGCTAAGTTTAAGTTCCCTGGCCGTCAAAAGATCATCGTTAGCAGAAAGTG GGGATTCACAAAGATCAATCGAGCTGAGTATCTTAAGTTGAAATCTGAAAACAGAATTATGCCTGATGGAGTTAACGCCAAG CTTCTTGGATGCCATGGACCATTGGCCAACCGTCAACCTGGAAGAGCTTTTTTGAATGCCAGCTGTAATGAGGCTTAG